AACCCCTCCCGCACCGGGGGGTACTGGACCGGAAGACCCACCGAGGAGAAAAGGCGGCACCCAGATGATCCAGATCACCGAGACCGCGCGCGAGAAGATACAGTCGCTGGTGGACGCGGAGGTCGTGCGGGAGCCCGCGCTCCGCATCGGCCTGGCGCCGGAGGCGGAGCGGCGCAGCCCCCTGCAGCGCCCCTACCAGATCTCGCTGGTGGAGCGGGACGACAAGGAGCGCACCGAGATCGCCATCAACGTGGAGGGGATCCGGGTCCTGCTGAACCTGGACACCTCCAACCTGCTCAGCGGCGCCACCGTAGACTGGGTGGAGGCCAACGGCGCCAGCGGCTTCGACGTGCGCACCCCGGAGCCCGCGCGCCCGGCCCCGCGCCCGGAGGGCGGCTCCGCCGCTACCGGCCCCCTCGCGGAGCGGGTCCAGGCGGTGTTCGACGAGCTGGTGAACCCCCGCATCGCCGCGCACGGCGGCGCGGTGGAGCTGGTGGACGTGGAAGAGAACACCGTCTTCATCCGCATGAGCGGCGGGTGCCAGGGGTGCGCCGCCTCCGCGGCCACGCTGCGCATGGGGATCGAGCGGACGCTGCGGGAGGAGATCCCGGAGATCGGCGAGATCCAGGACGTGACCGACCACTCCGCGGGCGAGAACCCGTACTTCTAGCCCCGGTCAGCCCGGGACGCGAACGGCGGAACGGCGCTCACGCGCCGTTCCGCCGTTCTGTTTACTTGCGCGGGGAAACGGCTCCGCCGCTCACGAGGAGCCCGCCTGCGCCGAGCGCTCCGGCTCCGCGTCGGCATCTCCCACCGGCTCCTCCGCCGCACCCCTCCCGTCCTCCGAGAGCTCCGGCCCCTCTACGGGGAGCACCAGCGTGAACACGCTCCCCCGCCCCGGCTGGCTCTCCACCTCGATCCTCCCGCCGATCAGCGCCGCGTACCGCCCCGAGAGGTAGAGCCCCAGCCCCGTGCCCTCGTGCGAGCGCGAGAACCCGCTCTGCAGCTGCTCGAACGGGCGGAACAGCCGCGCCTGGTCCCGCGACGAGATCCCGGGGCCGGTGTCGGCCACGGCGATCGCCACCTCGCCGCCTCGCACCTCCACCTGGATCCGCACCTCCCCGCGCTCCGTGAACTTGACCGCGTTCCCGGCCAGGTTGATGACGATCTGCCGGACCTTGTCGGCGTCGGTGGGCACCGCGTCCGCGCCCTCGCACGCCTCGATGCGGA
Above is a genomic segment from Longimicrobiaceae bacterium containing:
- a CDS encoding NifU family protein, yielding MIQITETAREKIQSLVDAEVVREPALRIGLAPEAERRSPLQRPYQISLVERDDKERTEIAINVEGIRVLLNLDTSNLLSGATVDWVEANGASGFDVRTPEPARPAPRPEGGSAATGPLAERVQAVFDELVNPRIAAHGGAVELVDVEENTVFIRMSGGCQGCAASAATLRMGIERTLREEIPEIGEIQDVTDHSAGENPYF